The Eubacteriales bacterium genome window below encodes:
- a CDS encoding glycosyltransferase, whose translation MKLVFFITTLLGGGAEKVLSDLVVNLDKSKYDITVITLFNKGVYIDKIKDKVKYRYVFNIKGPKILDKIKYKLGISYFRYFSPKFLWMFCVHRKYDVEVAFMEGISTKIISGSINSKSKKLAWIHTDFNINSESNAQFHNFKDQFKSYSKFDKIICVSNRTKEAFEERFKIPVQVQYNILNEHEIIAKSQEQPDEKGLFDKFTVISVGRLTQEKGFDRLMHVHKKMIKEGFDYNLLIVGEGAEKILLEKIIDENGLNDSVKLLGFKTNPYKYMARSDLFVCSSFVEGFSTAATEAIILGIPVLTTDCSGMHDLLGDSEYGLITENTEEALYEGLKSLLEDKNKYINYKNKAKERSKFFTLSKRIEEIEKLF comes from the coding sequence ATGAAATTAGTATTTTTTATAACAACTTTACTTGGCGGTGGTGCTGAAAAGGTTTTGTCAGATTTAGTTGTAAATTTAGATAAATCAAAATACGATATTACGGTAATAACGTTATTTAACAAGGGCGTATATATTGATAAAATTAAAGATAAAGTTAAATATCGTTATGTTTTCAATATAAAAGGTCCAAAGATACTAGATAAGATTAAATACAAATTAGGCATTAGCTATTTTAGATATTTTTCGCCAAAGTTTCTTTGGATGTTTTGCGTCCATAGGAAATATGATGTTGAAGTTGCCTTTATGGAAGGAATAAGCACTAAAATTATTTCAGGGTCAATTAATTCAAAATCTAAAAAATTAGCTTGGATACATACAGACTTTAATATCAATTCCGAGTCTAATGCGCAATTTCACAATTTCAAAGATCAGTTTAAGTCTTATTCAAAGTTTGACAAAATAATTTGCGTTTCTAACAGAACAAAAGAGGCATTTGAAGAAAGATTTAAGATACCAGTTCAAGTCCAATACAATATTTTAAACGAGCATGAAATAATTGCAAAATCTCAAGAACAACCAGATGAGAAAGGCCTATTTGATAAGTTTACGGTGATTTCTGTTGGGCGTTTAACGCAGGAAAAAGGTTTTGACCGATTAATGCATGTTCATAAAAAAATGATTAAAGAAGGCTTTGATTATAATCTGCTCATAGTAGGAGAGGGAGCCGAAAAAATTTTACTAGAAAAGATTATAGATGAAAACGGCTTAAACGATAGTGTTAAATTATTAGGATTTAAAACTAACCCTTATAAATATATGGCAAGATCTGATTTGTTTGTTTGTTCGTCATTTGTAGAAGGTTTTAGCACGGCCGCTACAGAAGCAATTATACTTGGTATTCCGGTTCTGACGACAGATTGTTCCGGTATGCACGACCTGCTTGGTGATTCTGAGTATGGATTAATTACTGAAAATACTGAAGAAGCTTTATATGAAGGGTTAAAAAGTCTCCTTGAGGACAAGAACAAATATATAAATTATAAAAACAAAGCTAAAGAACGTTCGAAGTTTTTTACATTGAGCAAGAGGATAGAAGAAATTGAAAAACTCTTTTAA
- a CDS encoding FAD:protein FMN transferase gives MKKLRQKAMLAVSVIILATVISGCNATEKKQEKQIFAMDTVMTLTAYGENAKEALDESIIQINQLESLLSATKEGSDIYNINNNAGEYVEVSDDTLEQIRASMQTSQRTVGEYDISVYPLVKLWGFDTKDYKVPDAKEISAATKNVNYENIEISGNSVKIQKGMAIDLGSIAKGYTSEKIIELFLSLGVKSAIISLGGNVQVLGTKPDGEDWKIGIQDPLLSDGILGTLSVSDTAVVTSGGYQRYFEEDGKTYHHIIDPSTGYPSDSGLLSVTIVCSNGMMADELSTALFVLGLDGAVDYWKTYGGFEAVFVTDENKIYVTSGLKDIFNPYSTQTNYTYEFIEN, from the coding sequence ATGAAAAAGTTAAGGCAAAAGGCCATGTTAGCAGTATCTGTAATAATTCTGGCTACTGTTATATCAGGTTGCAATGCAACTGAAAAGAAACAGGAAAAACAAATTTTCGCTATGGATACGGTCATGACTTTAACTGCCTATGGTGAAAATGCCAAAGAAGCGCTCGATGAAAGTATTATACAGATAAACCAACTGGAAAGTCTTTTATCAGCAACTAAAGAGGGAAGCGATATATATAATATAAACAATAATGCAGGTGAGTATGTAGAAGTTTCAGACGATACGCTTGAACAGATTAGGGCATCTATGCAAACCTCTCAAAGAACGGTTGGAGAATATGATATATCCGTTTACCCATTGGTTAAACTCTGGGGGTTTGACACGAAGGATTATAAAGTACCTGATGCTAAAGAGATATCTGCTGCAACTAAAAACGTAAATTATGAAAACATTGAGATAAGCGGTAATTCAGTTAAGATACAAAAAGGGATGGCAATAGACTTAGGTTCTATTGCAAAAGGGTATACGTCTGAAAAGATAATCGAATTGTTCTTAAGCTTAGGAGTAAAGTCTGCTATTATATCTTTAGGTGGCAATGTACAGGTATTAGGTACCAAACCAGATGGTGAGGACTGGAAAATAGGGATACAGGACCCGCTTTTAAGCGACGGTATACTTGGCACTCTTTCCGTTTCGGACACGGCAGTAGTGACATCCGGCGGTTATCAGCGCTATTTCGAGGAGGATGGGAAGACATACCACCATATTATAGACCCGTCGACAGGCTACCCGTCGGACAGTGGTTTACTATCTGTTACTATAGTATGCAGCAACGGCATGATGGCAGACGAGCTATCCACAGCGCTGTTTGTACTTGGGTTAGACGGTGCTGTAGATTATTGGAAAACTTACGGCGGTTTTGAAGCTGTTTTTGTGACTGACGAGAACAAAATCTACGTGACTTCAGGGCTAAAAGATATATTTAACCCATATAGCACACAGACAAATTATACATATGAATTTATAGAAAATTAG
- a CDS encoding glycosyltransferase family 2 protein, with amino-acid sequence MIYENISGVPRFEAFEYSEMKTKYCILIPIINELGRIEKELETARNHGVDKLCDIIICDGGSTDGCTETENLISLGVNTLLVKQDTGKQGAQLRMGFWWALERGYEGFITIDGNNKDSIEDVPRFVEKLDEGYDFVQGSRFIKGGRAINTPLSRYIAVRLIHAPVISITAKKHFTDTTNAYRAHSKKYITHPQVQPFRDVFQTYELLAYLSVRASQLGLKSCEVPVTRAYPKGEKTPTKIKGFKENSKLLNILFDNARERYNI; translated from the coding sequence TTGATATACGAAAACATAAGCGGTGTTCCACGGTTTGAGGCTTTTGAATACAGCGAAATGAAGACTAAATACTGTATTTTGATTCCTATAATCAATGAACTCGGCAGGATTGAAAAGGAACTTGAAACAGCCCGTAATCACGGCGTTGACAAGCTCTGCGATATTATTATCTGCGACGGCGGTTCAACGGATGGTTGTACGGAAACAGAAAACTTAATATCACTTGGTGTAAACACGCTTCTTGTAAAGCAGGACACAGGCAAGCAGGGCGCGCAGCTTCGCATGGGATTCTGGTGGGCGCTTGAGCGGGGCTATGAAGGTTTTATTACAATAGATGGTAACAATAAAGACAGCATTGAAGATGTGCCGAGATTTGTCGAAAAGCTTGACGAAGGATATGATTTTGTTCAAGGCTCACGGTTTATCAAAGGTGGCAGAGCCATTAATACTCCGCTGTCGAGATATATTGCAGTTAGACTAATACATGCCCCTGTAATTTCGATAACTGCGAAGAAACACTTTACTGATACGACAAACGCATATCGCGCTCATTCCAAGAAATATATAACACATCCGCAGGTTCAACCGTTCAGGGATGTTTTTCAGACATATGAGCTACTTGCATATTTGTCTGTTAGAGCTAGTCAGTTGGGACTGAAATCGTGCGAAGTGCCTGTGACGAGAGCGTATCCAAAAGGAGAAAAGACGCCGACAAAGATTAAAGGATTTAAGGAAAACAGTAAATTGCTGAACATATTGTTTGATAATGCGAGAGAGAGATATAATATATGA
- a CDS encoding peptidoglycan-binding protein yields MLLKLGSKGKDVKKYKDILVALGYLFASTHDYFGNDTDKAVRNFQKKNKDKNGKALVVDGIIGSKTSWALDTAYSAYLEKNQTEKSEYYGSKGQAVKDWQTKLNSLGITDYNGNKLAVDGIWGDKTESAYQKYLKMNIQNIIDKNVYSFLDGDMVDALNASLQDEDAKAVSIVKEALKWVFPYGLYVYGANLYKPDLSVQVPTPEYVDTRANAAPAYFTDGRKEQIKKWYAEAVSKGRYIGCADCSGFAVGIMRKLGYVKASFDSTAHMMYNSHCNSIKKADLRPGDFVFTKNTSGNIPHMGIYIGAGYTIEAVGSAYGVQISGLDKHVVIDKMTNKSVTRTAWTVFGRSKYI; encoded by the coding sequence ATGCTTTTAAAATTAGGCAGTAAAGGTAAAGATGTTAAGAAATATAAAGATATCCTTGTTGCACTAGGGTATCTATTTGCTTCAACGCATGATTATTTTGGAAACGACACCGATAAAGCTGTTAGAAACTTTCAAAAGAAAAACAAGGACAAGAATGGAAAAGCCCTTGTAGTAGATGGCATAATCGGAAGTAAGACGTCTTGGGCACTTGATACAGCATACAGTGCATATCTTGAAAAAAACCAAACAGAAAAATCTGAATATTATGGTAGTAAAGGTCAAGCGGTAAAGGATTGGCAAACAAAATTAAATTCCCTTGGGATAACTGACTATAACGGTAATAAGCTGGCTGTAGACGGTATATGGGGAGATAAGACAGAATCCGCTTATCAAAAGTACCTTAAGATGAATATTCAAAATATAATTGATAAAAACGTTTATTCATTCCTTGATGGAGATATGGTAGACGCTTTAAATGCGTCTTTGCAGGATGAAGACGCAAAAGCCGTAAGTATTGTTAAAGAAGCTTTAAAGTGGGTATTTCCGTATGGGCTATATGTATACGGTGCAAATTTATACAAGCCGGATCTGTCAGTTCAGGTACCAACTCCTGAATATGTAGATACAAGAGCAAATGCTGCACCAGCATATTTCACAGACGGACGCAAAGAGCAGATAAAAAAATGGTACGCAGAGGCGGTAAGCAAGGGCCGGTATATAGGCTGTGCGGACTGCTCGGGATTTGCTGTTGGAATTATGCGTAAACTTGGCTATGTTAAGGCTTCATTCGATTCTACAGCGCACATGATGTATAATTCGCACTGCAACTCGATAAAAAAGGCGGATCTTCGCCCGGGTGATTTTGTATTTACAAAAAATACTTCCGGGAATATACCGCATATGGGTATTTATATCGGTGCAGGATATACCATCGAAGCTGTGGGTAGCGCATATGGAGTTCAGATTTCCGGCCTTGATAAGCACGTAGTAATAGATAAGATGACAAATAAATCGGTTACCAGGACGGCATGGACGGTATTTGGCAGAAGTAAGTATATTTGA
- a CDS encoding glycosyltransferase, producing the protein MIYKEKTFVSAVFYVHNEESRIEKFLSCITDVLRNNFEKYELICVNDCCTDKTVSIIKNYFKGEHSDTVSIVNLSYYQGIEKAMNAGVDIAIGDFVFEFDSTHVDYNQDMIMELYHNCLSGYDIVSASNCKLSLGSKLFYSMFNKNANLQYELSTETFRILSRRAINRVASMSKTIPYRKAVYANCGLKTNTICYIGTDKSKHSNGSTQQRLSTAVDTMILYTDFAFKITFIFSMIMMAATLGVAVYALVVFFLKQPVAGFTTIMLVMTGSFFVLFALLAGVFKYLSVIVSIVFSKQKYVFESIEKLSR; encoded by the coding sequence ATGATATATAAAGAGAAAACATTTGTTTCAGCGGTATTCTATGTACATAATGAGGAAAGCCGGATTGAAAAGTTTTTGAGCTGTATTACGGATGTACTTCGCAATAATTTTGAAAAGTACGAGCTTATCTGTGTCAATGACTGCTGTACAGATAAAACTGTAAGCATTATCAAAAACTATTTTAAAGGTGAGCATAGTGATACGGTTTCAATTGTGAATTTGAGCTATTATCAAGGCATCGAAAAAGCGATGAACGCTGGTGTTGACATTGCAATTGGTGACTTTGTATTTGAATTTGATAGTACCCATGTCGATTACAATCAGGATATGATTATGGAATTATACCATAACTGTCTGAGTGGTTATGACATAGTATCAGCAAGCAACTGCAAGCTTTCACTTGGTTCCAAACTCTTCTACTCGATGTTTAATAAAAATGCAAATCTTCAATATGAATTAAGCACAGAAACGTTCCGCATTTTATCAAGACGGGCTATTAACAGAGTTGCTTCAATGAGTAAAACCATTCCTTACAGGAAGGCGGTTTACGCAAATTGCGGATTGAAAACAAATACAATCTGCTATATCGGCACCGATAAAAGCAAACATAGTAATGGCAGCACGCAACAACGTTTGAGTACAGCTGTTGATACGATGATACTTTATACCGATTTTGCCTTTAAAATAACATTTATTTTTTCGATGATAATGATGGCGGCTACGTTAGGTGTTGCTGTATATGCACTGGTTGTTTTCTTCTTGAAACAACCGGTAGCCGGTTTCACGACAATAATGCTTGTTATGACGGGTTCGTTCTTTGTGCTGTTTGCTTTACTGGCAGGAGTGTTTAAGTATCTTTCAGTTATTGTATCTATTGTTTTCAGTAAACAAAAATATGTATTCGAATCTATAGAGAAATTATCGCGGTAA
- a CDS encoding sugar phosphate isomerase/epimerase family protein — protein MKLSCSNIAWGAENDAEMYAFLKEHGFYGLEIAPTRIFPENPYEHVHEAEVFRNYLHNEYGLSVPSMQSIWYGRTENIFASDEERSALIEYTKKAILFAKAVDCGNLVFGCPKNRNIPSEDLRYIALDFFNEIGTFATEHGTVIAIEPNPPIYNTNFINTTKEAYDICRKINNNGIRVNVDTGTIIANNESIDLIAENIDMVNHIHISEPMLVPLEKRELHKELARLKYDNWISIEIKNSGNLDDIKKAVGYIREVMV, from the coding sequence ATGAAACTATCTTGTTCTAATATAGCATGGGGTGCAGAAAATGACGCAGAAATGTATGCGTTTTTAAAGGAGCATGGATTTTATGGCCTGGAAATAGCCCCGACGCGAATATTTCCTGAAAATCCTTACGAACATGTACATGAAGCCGAGGTTTTTCGCAATTATTTACACAATGAATACGGATTGTCTGTTCCTTCAATGCAATCGATATGGTACGGGCGAACGGAAAACATTTTTGCTTCCGACGAAGAACGCTCTGCGCTTATTGAGTATACAAAGAAAGCAATTTTATTTGCAAAGGCTGTCGATTGCGGCAATCTGGTTTTTGGTTGTCCGAAAAACAGAAACATCCCTTCTGAAGACCTTCGCTATATTGCATTAGACTTTTTCAATGAAATAGGCACTTTTGCCACAGAGCACGGTACTGTAATCGCTATTGAACCGAATCCTCCAATCTACAATACTAACTTTATTAATACAACCAAAGAAGCTTATGATATTTGCCGGAAAATCAATAATAATGGAATAAGAGTAAATGTTGACACAGGAACCATTATTGCCAATAATGAAAGTATTGACTTAATAGCGGAAAATATTGACATGGTTAATCATATCCACATTTCCGAACCTATGCTTGTTCCTCTGGAGAAAAGAGAATTGCACAAGGAACTGGCAAGGCTCAAATACGACAACTGGATTTCTATTGAAATAAAAAATTCCGGCAACTTGGACGATATAAAGAAAGCCGTCGGATACATTAGAGAGGTAATGGTTTGA
- a CDS encoding EamA family transporter encodes MIKSLKKNRKGILLMLLSSLCVCFGQLFWKLSTDGSLFFLFTGFVLYAVGALVMIIAYRYGKLSVLQPMLSMNYVLSILIGVFILQELISLKKVIGIVIIVAGVVLIGGSDE; translated from the coding sequence ATGATTAAATCACTGAAAAAGAATAGAAAAGGCATTTTGCTGATGCTGTTATCATCGTTATGCGTATGCTTCGGTCAGTTATTTTGGAAGCTATCGACTGACGGTTCGCTGTTTTTTCTGTTTACAGGTTTTGTGCTATATGCCGTGGGCGCATTAGTGATGATTATTGCGTATCGGTACGGAAAACTCTCGGTTTTACAACCCATGTTAAGCATGAATTACGTTTTGAGTATATTAATCGGTGTCTTTATACTCCAAGAACTCATTTCTTTAAAAAAAGTCATTGGTATAGTAATTATTGTAGCCGGTGTCGTCTTAATTGGTGGCAGCGATGAATAA
- a CDS encoding recombinase zinc beta ribbon domain-containing protein has translation MFFYVKVNADTVLSKGTATGIINAFKTYRKSYKQKKQLKNDPSEWQIFENTHEAIITESVFEVVQKIRDGRCRITPMGEMPALSGMLFCADCEAKLYQVRHRGWEHDKEHFVCATYRKVKGGCSSHQIRVELHR, from the coding sequence ATGTTTTTCTATGTCAAAGTAAACGCCGATACCGTGCTTAGTAAGGGCACAGCGACCGGCATCATCAATGCTTTCAAGACCTATCGTAAGTCCTATAAGCAGAAAAAGCAACTGAAAAACGACCCATCAGAATGGCAGATTTTCGAGAATACCCATGAAGCGATTATTACGGAGTCGGTTTTCGAGGTGGTACAGAAGATCCGTGATGGCAGATGCAGGATTACGCCGATGGGCGAGATGCCCGCGCTCTCCGGAATGCTTTTCTGCGCTGACTGCGAAGCCAAGTTGTATCAGGTACGGCATCGTGGCTGGGAGCATGATAAGGAGCACTTTGTGTGCGCCACCTACCGAAAAGTCAAGGGTGGGTGTAGCTCGCATCAGATTCGTGTGGAACTGCATAGGTGA
- a CDS encoding glycosyltransferase family 2 protein codes for MDPKVSVIVPIYNVEQHLKKCIDSIIGQTYTNLEIILVDDGSPDNCPAICDEYKGKDNRIKVIHKENGGISDARNAGIKEATGKYIAFVDSDDWLDYDLLNDWVKCAERNNADAVCYNPDIKNERVIKKDILINYFLDGRVSVWSKLWHIKLFEGFSFIKGAVSEDVIASYTLLKDCEVMAEIPRQNGYNYNVNIGSISRSVFKNGDYDAVNFTSQVADDVYAHFPDAYKFACLHIYKAMFNVINKAFLYGLDENVDPSIFNVRKKEYIKTIRRNLFSILKYKYFSKNDKKQIIVLCISEKLFRFLKRKYKKLRA; via the coding sequence ATGGATCCTAAAGTAAGCGTAATTGTTCCAATATACAATGTAGAACAACATCTTAAAAAATGTATAGACAGTATAATTGGGCAAACATATACCAATCTAGAAATTATTTTAGTAGACGATGGATCGCCGGACAATTGTCCAGCTATATGTGACGAATATAAGGGAAAAGATAACAGAATAAAAGTAATACATAAAGAGAACGGTGGAATATCCGATGCGAGAAATGCGGGGATTAAAGAGGCGACGGGGAAATATATAGCTTTTGTAGATAGCGATGATTGGTTAGATTATGATTTGCTTAATGATTGGGTTAAATGTGCTGAAAGAAACAACGCAGATGCAGTATGCTATAATCCTGATATTAAAAATGAAAGAGTTATCAAAAAAGATATTTTAATAAATTATTTTTTGGACGGCAGAGTGTCAGTATGGTCTAAACTTTGGCATATAAAGCTTTTTGAAGGATTTTCTTTTATAAAAGGCGCCGTATCTGAAGACGTTATTGCCTCATATACGTTGTTAAAAGATTGTGAAGTTATGGCCGAAATCCCAAGACAGAATGGTTATAATTATAATGTTAATATCGGAAGTATTTCAAGGAGCGTATTTAAAAATGGTGATTACGATGCGGTGAATTTCACATCGCAGGTAGCTGATGATGTTTATGCACATTTTCCTGATGCTTATAAATTTGCCTGTTTACATATATATAAGGCAATGTTTAATGTTATAAATAAAGCTTTTTTATACGGGCTTGATGAAAATGTAGACCCATCTATATTTAATGTAAGAAAAAAAGAGTATATTAAAACAATAAGGCGAAATCTTTTTAGTATTTTAAAATATAAATATTTTTCTAAAAATGACAAGAAACAAATTATAGTATTATGTATATCGGAAAAGTTGTTTAGATTTTTAAAACGGAAATATAAAAAACTTAGGGCTTAA
- a CDS encoding phage holin family protein: protein MDFMDLIVNKGIAVAAGLYIIGVFLKKAVFIPDWLIPFILLALGILASCFTIEGGFTVPNILQGIFATGLAVLGNQAYKQISTRDPGDAFVETYGGNDPDEEGEL from the coding sequence ATGGATTTTATGGATTTAATTGTAAATAAGGGAATAGCTGTCGCAGCAGGCCTTTATATTATAGGCGTATTTTTAAAAAAAGCTGTTTTTATTCCAGATTGGTTGATTCCATTTATCTTACTGGCACTTGGTATCTTGGCGTCCTGCTTTACGATTGAAGGCGGGTTTACGGTGCCAAATATATTACAAGGTATATTTGCAACCGGCTTAGCAGTACTAGGGAACCAGGCATATAAACAAATATCAACGAGGGATCCGGGAGATGCTTTCGTTGAGACGTACGGAGGCAATGACCCAGATGAGGAAGGTGAATTGTAA
- a CDS encoding IS66 family transposase zinc-finger binding domain-containing protein has protein sequence MAPKPDERTLIPPHERKKKRSKEKLTEGLPNYQVLCDLPENEQSCLKCGNKMVYIGKEKIRSELLLIPPQMAVLNYYQLSYKCVTCEKETGETYILKGDCSSACYEEELGFGCHSGICDAGKVL, from the coding sequence ATGGCACCTAAACCTGATGAGAGGACTCTGATACCGCCCCATGAGAGGAAGAAGAAACGGTCAAAGGAAAAGCTGACGGAAGGACTGCCCAACTACCAAGTCTTATGTGACCTGCCGGAAAACGAACAAAGCTGCCTCAAGTGCGGGAACAAGATGGTATATATCGGGAAGGAAAAGATAAGGAGCGAGCTGCTGCTTATCCCACCGCAGATGGCAGTGCTGAACTATTACCAGCTAAGCTATAAGTGCGTTACCTGTGAGAAGGAAACTGGAGAAACATATATATTAAAGGGAGATTGTTCCTCAGCCTGTTATGAAGAAGAGCTTGGCTTCGGCTGCCACAGTGGCATATGTGATGCAGGAAAAGTACTTTAA
- a CDS encoding EamA family transporter, producing the protein MNNTLIYFVVIAMTLIGSVAAVLLKRTEGAKTLIALISSKYLYLGGALYFITALMNIYALRYLPYTTVLPLTSITYIWTMIFARICFKERIGIRKICGLSLIIIGAILIF; encoded by the coding sequence ATGAATAATACTTTGATTTATTTTGTTGTGATAGCAATGACGTTAATCGGTTCCGTTGCTGCGGTGCTTTTGAAACGCACAGAAGGTGCAAAAACCTTGATTGCACTTATATCAAGCAAATATTTGTACCTTGGTGGAGCACTATATTTTATTACGGCACTTATGAACATTTACGCTTTGCGGTATTTGCCATATACAACAGTCTTGCCTCTGACCTCGATAACATATATTTGGACGATGATATTTGCGCGAATTTGTTTTAAAGAAAGAATTGGCATTCGAAAAATATGTGGTCTATCGCTTATTATTATTGGTGCAATATTGATTTTTTGA
- a CDS encoding FAD-dependent oxidoreductase: MKRIIIGAGLYGLYSALYCANQGDSVLVLECESEAFSRATYVNQARVHMGYHYPRSLSTAVKSRGYFDRFNEDYDYCVNKSFDKVYATSSNFSWTNAEQFRKFCESSDIRCDELPVSRYFKEGMCDGAFMTTEYTYDAQQLKSRLIQELSGYKNVEIKYSSIIKSIKNEGEAYVIALDNGEEFSSGFVLNATYASVNQIHKMLGFEPFKIKYELCEIILCKVSDSLKNVGITVMDGPFFSIMPFGNTGLHSLTSVTFTPHMTSYESTPVFDCQKRSDGYCSPDRLGNCNTCPAKPQSAWPYMSSLARKYLRGEFEFEYVESLFSMKPILMASEVDDSRPTIIRKFNDSPTFVSVLSGKINTVYDLDEVLSDDI; the protein is encoded by the coding sequence ATGAAAAGAATAATTATAGGTGCTGGTTTATATGGGTTATATTCGGCACTGTATTGCGCTAATCAAGGAGATTCCGTCCTTGTTTTAGAGTGCGAGAGCGAAGCATTTTCGCGGGCTACATATGTTAATCAGGCAAGGGTGCATATGGGCTATCACTATCCGCGCTCTCTGTCAACTGCGGTGAAGTCCAGAGGCTATTTTGACAGGTTTAACGAAGATTACGACTACTGTGTCAATAAATCATTTGATAAGGTGTACGCAACAAGCTCAAATTTCAGTTGGACAAACGCCGAGCAGTTCAGAAAATTTTGTGAGAGTTCGGATATCCGATGCGATGAGCTTCCCGTAAGCCGGTATTTTAAAGAAGGTATGTGCGACGGTGCTTTTATGACTACTGAGTACACGTATGATGCTCAGCAGTTGAAAAGCAGGCTGATCCAGGAATTATCTGGGTATAAGAATGTTGAGATAAAGTATTCCTCAATCATTAAATCAATTAAGAATGAAGGCGAAGCCTATGTCATTGCACTTGACAACGGGGAAGAGTTTTCGAGTGGATTCGTATTAAACGCTACATATGCAAGCGTTAACCAGATACATAAAATGCTTGGGTTTGAACCATTCAAGATAAAATATGAGCTTTGTGAGATTATACTTTGTAAAGTCTCAGATTCATTGAAAAATGTCGGTATTACCGTAATGGACGGACCGTTCTTCTCAATTATGCCGTTTGGAAATACTGGATTACATTCGCTCACAAGCGTGACATTTACTCCGCACATGACAAGTTATGAATCAACGCCTGTCTTTGACTGCCAGAAGCGAAGTGACGGTTATTGTTCACCAGATAGACTTGGCAACTGTAATACCTGTCCTGCAAAGCCGCAAAGCGCATGGCCGTATATGTCCAGTCTTGCTAGAAAATATCTTAGAGGCGAATTTGAGTTTGAATATGTTGAGTCCTTGTTTTCGATGAAACCTATTTTAATGGCATCGGAAGTTGACGATTCACGACCGACAATTATAAGGAAATTCAATGACTCGCCGACATTTGTCAGCGTGCTGTCCGGGAAAATTAATACAGTTTATGATTTGGATGAGGTATTAAGCGATGATATATAA
- a CDS encoding sugar nucleotide-binding protein — translation MEILVGHTGFVGSNLARKRTFSNIYNSKNIQDAFGTKPDLLVYSGVPAEMFLANNDPEADRVVTENAAANIRKINPKRLVLISTIAVLDNPVGTYEDTEIDAGKLTAYGLNRLNLERLAADAVENCHIIRLPALFGKGIKKNFIYDMINFFPALLNETKYSEFSAKESTVADSYILQSNGFYKLNVTDDNKSELKAAFERLNFSALNFTDSRSKYQFYNLANLWSHIEIVIKHEIPLLHTATEPISAADLYAFVFGKPFNNELTETPFDYDYRSKYAELFDGENGYISSKEKMLAEVKKFIRELIK, via the coding sequence ATGGAAATCTTAGTTGGACACACAGGCTTTGTGGGTTCAAATCTTGCGAGGAAGCGTACTTTCAGCAATATATATAATTCAAAAAATATTCAAGATGCATTTGGTACAAAACCGGATTTACTTGTATATTCAGGAGTCCCCGCGGAAATGTTTCTTGCAAACAACGACCCCGAAGCAGACAGAGTCGTAACGGAAAACGCCGCGGCAAACATACGAAAAATCAATCCAAAGAGGTTGGTTTTGATTTCTACAATTGCTGTACTGGACAATCCGGTGGGGACGTATGAAGACACTGAGATTGACGCCGGCAAACTGACAGCTTATGGGCTAAACAGGCTTAACCTTGAAAGGCTTGCTGCCGACGCAGTTGAAAACTGCCATATTATCCGACTGCCTGCGCTTTTCGGCAAAGGAATAAAAAAGAATTTTATATACGATATGATAAACTTCTTTCCAGCACTTTTAAACGAAACGAAGTACTCAGAGTTTTCGGCTAAAGAGTCGACTGTAGCAGATAGTTACATCTTGCAAAGCAACGGTTTTTATAAATTGAATGTTACCGATGATAACAAATCAGAATTAAAAGCCGCATTTGAAAGGCTTAATTTTTCGGCGCTGAACTTTACTGACAGCCGTTCAAAATATCAGTTTTATAATCTCGCAAACTTATGGTCGCATATAGAAATCGTTATCAAGCACGAAATTCCGCTTCTGCACACTGCAACAGAACCTATTTCCGCTGCAGATCTGTATGCGTTTGTTTTTGGTAAACCGTTCAATAATGAGCTTACTGAAACTCCGTTTGATTATGATTATCGTAGCAAATACGCGGAATTGTTTGATGGAGAAAACGGATATATTTCATCGAAAGAAAAGATGCTCGCAGAAGTAAAAAAATTTATAAGAGAGCTTATCAAATGA